CAACAACAAAAATTAGAAATCCTCAATCGAGAAAAGACTATTCAACAATACGCTGCGGACATGGCAGCCCTTAACGAAGCATTACAAACCGAAGTTTGGCGCTGCCAACAAACTGAAGCTGCTCTAGATGAAAGTGAACGGCTCTTCTATTATACCTTTGAGCAAGCTGCTGTCGGCATGGCGATAGACGACTTAGACGGTCGCTGGCTGCGAGTCAATCAACGGTTTTGTGACATGGTAGGCTATAGCGAAACAGAACTCATGGCACTTACGTTTGCCGACATTACCCATCCCGATGACCTCGCTACCGATCTCGCCTTGATTCCTCGCTTAATTCGTGGAGAATTGCCTTTCTACCAAAATGAAAAACGCTACATTTGCCAGGATGGTTCTTTGCTTTGGGCAAGCATAACCGTATCTGCCGTCTGCGATGCTACTAGAAAGCCTGTCTGCTTCATCACTACTATGCAAGACATTAGCCAGCGTAAAGAAGCTAAACTGATCGCCCAAGGGCAACAGATGGCACTCCAAAGCAGCCTTGCTTATCTTGCTACCGAGCCAGAACTCAATAATTTTTTGGGGCAAGTCCTTGCCACAGTCGTCGAGCAGTTCAATGCCCCAATTGCCGACATTTGGATACACGATGTCGAGCAAACAGTGATCAAACTTCATTTAACACATTGGAACACTAAGCTTCTTCGCAATCAGCCCGATGCTTTGAACCAAAGTCCGATTCCTTTGTCTGCCTTTGAGCAGGGTTCAGCTTGGGAATCCCTTGTCAGGCAGCAGCCGTTTGTATATTCAGATTTACCAAACCATCCTGATCTAAAGCTTCTTCGCTCTTTGTCAGCCGTGCGCGACGGCGTTCAAACAATGGCGCTGATTCCCCTCGTTTGTGGTGACGGATTTTTGGGTACCTTGACGATTAGCTATCTAGAAGGTTATTTTTGTTCGTCGGAATATTTACACCTTCTCGCTGCTCTAGGGCAGCAGGTCGTTTTAGCCATTCAACTGACTCGCTTAGCCGAAGATGCAAAACAAGTGGCGGTGGTTGAAGAACACAACCGTATGGCGCGAGAAATTCACGATACCCTCGCCCAGACTTTAAATAGTATTTCGCTGCAACTCAATAACGCTCAATACTACTCCACTCATGACCCCGCGATCGCCTGGGACATTATTGAACAGGCCAAAAATATAGCTCATTCTGGACTAATCGAAGCCCGCCGTTCGGTGTGGTCACTACATCCCGATGCCGAGCAGTACCGAGATTTAGCTGGGTCGCTAGAGCGAGCGCTGACTCTACTTACCCTTAACGCCGAGCTACAGGTCAGCTTCAAGCTGGTGGGAAGGGTGCAGCCTGTGCCACCCGACATCGGCATGAATCTATTACGAATTGGACAAGAAGCCATCACTAACTCCCTGCGTTACGCTCAAGCACAAAACCTGGAGGTAGAACTCAGCTTGGCGACAGATATGATTACCCTTCGTATTGAAGATAACGGCAAAGGATTTAATCCGCAACTGGCTAACGATCACGGTGGCTTTGGCTTAGTATCAATGCAGCAACGTTGCCAGCGCTTAAAGGGACAATTTACTCTCCGCAGTCAACCCGAACAAGGAACCTGCATCATCGTTCAGATTTCACTCACGTCTCCATCATCATGACTTCATCCCCCAAAATCAAAGTTTTAGTAGTTGATGATCATCCGATGGTGCGAAGCGGGTTAATAACGATGCTCGATTCAGAGCCGGGTTTAGAACCTATCGGTGAAGCTAAAACAGGAGTCGAGGCGATCGCGCAGTTCAATACGCTGCATCCCGATGTGACGCTGATGGATTTAAGCTTGCCAGAACTAACTGGAGTCGAGGCGACCGCAGCGATTCTTCAAGACTTTCCCAACGCACACATCATCATTCTCACTTCCTATGATGGCGATGAAAACATCTATCGGGGGCTACAAGCTGGAGCTAAAGGTTATCTACTTAAAACTGCCGAGCGGGCTGAACTATTAAAGGCAATTCGGACGGTATTTGCTGGACAAAATTATGTTTCGACATCTGTGGGTGCTAAATTAGCCAGCCGTATGAATAGTCCACAACTAAGCGAGCGCGAAATCGAAGTATTAAAGCTGTTAGCCAAAGGTAACAATACCAAATCCATTAGTGCTGCGTTATACGTCAGCGAAGGAACGGTCAAATTTCACATCACTAATATTTTGCACAAATTGGACGTGAGCGATCGCACTCAAGCGGTTGTTGCTGCCTACCAACGGGGAATTGTCAATCCCCAATCTTAAGTTAGTAGATAAATGAGGTTATTCAGTTATAAATATGCTAAATAGTTAGTTGCTTTTACGGGTGGTATAGCTTCTGGTCAGGCTACGGCAATAATGTCGGCATCTAGGTCAGCTTTGCTAGGTGGCGGTATTAAAAAACGTTTTTAGTATAGTCATTCCCAATAATTTCCGTATGATTCGTATGATTTAACCAGATCATCTAAAATCGATTTACCAACTGTAATTCGTTACCAAGGTCATGGTCAAACTGAGAAAACTTATACCTATCACTATCTTAATCAAGTCCCTCTTGGCGATGGTGAAGATGCTTTGTTAGTGAATTGGCGTTGAGCTGAAATACGTGCAAAACCGTGCCACATCGTTCTATAACCCTGATCATTGTTGGGTTGTCTCTTTAGAACTTTATAAACAAAGATTTGAAGCTGTTAAAGAACTTGTCTATCAAAGTTTTAGAGAATTACAGCTAGAACCACTGACAATGCTTCAAATCGAACGCTTAATTTGTACGGCGATCGCTCTTCTACGAAGCTAACTGTAGCGACCCGAAATGTGCGATTCGTTTCTAGGTGAATACTGTTGCTAATCCTATCTTTTTGCCTCGACGATGCAACTCTAAATACAAATTTTGAGCATCGATTTCTTGCTGAAATTCTTTGAGGAGATTGAGAACAATTTTTTGACTACGAGATTGTTTAACTGGCATAAAAACAAATGGTTATAAAACTAGATTGCTCAAAAATAAGAGAAATAGAGCGATTTTAGAAAACTTTATTAGAGAAAAATTATTGTAGGGATAAATAAACGGCTGCGCCGTAGTTGTTAGTCCCTGCGGGGGGTACCCCTTGGCTAGTCTCAATCAAATAGAGCGGGCAGAATTGGGATTTTAAATCCAAATCCCCTGCGGACAAGCCCTTACTGCGTAGTTAATTTGAACTAAAAAGCGCACCGCCCCGTCGGGGAAAACCTCCGACATGGGTACGGAGCAAGCAACTAACGATTAATAACTAATAACTTTTTGATAAATATATCTGTAGTCATGCTTTCTGCTATTTTTTAAGTTGTTTTTGGGTTGTTTGCGGTTGATTCCCAGAATGGGTAGTGTGCCACACTGCTGTTAAACCACCAACTAATGCCACCGCCGCGATCGCACCAGCGGCAATGCTTGCCAAACCAGCCAGACGGTTGTTTGGCTTTGGTTGACCTGATTTTGTGGGCTGATGATAATGATGATGATGAAAAATCTCATCACTCAGCCATTCTGTCGTGGCATTAAAGTTATGTATGGGAGTAGGCAGCATTTCTAAATAGGTAAGACTACGAATCGAGTCTCCTGCTCGACCTTTAACCTTCACTTTATCAAAAATATTAGCGACTCCATTACGGATACCTAACTTCATTAAAGTGCCTCGCATACTGGCATTGACGGGATGCAGTTCTTTATTTTGCGACAGTGCCATTAAATTCTTGGCAATAGTCTTTCCCTCTTGATAGGCGATTTGAGCGCCGGGAGGATAGGAGCGATCTAGAACTACAGCACAGTCTCCTGCTGCAAATACTTCAGGAAAATCTAATAGCTGTAAAGTATCTGTCACCATAGGTAAGCCGTGTTTATCGCGATTTTCATCGCCAATAGATAAGGTCTTGAGCAGAGGATTATTTGCCGTACCTGCCGTCCAAACTACTGTTTGTGTTGAGATAGTTTTAGTTGATTCTTCGTTTTCCAGCTGATATTCTAGGCGATCGCGCCCTACTTTAGTGACTTTTGCTCCTAATACTAGTTCAACAGGTATAGCTTTGTCTTTAAGTGCCTTGAGGGCAGTATCTCGCAAATGAGAATTAACATCTCCCTTGAGGATTTCTTGACCGTGATTAACCAACACAATCCGTAAGAGTTAGACCAATAGGTCGTTTGGCTGGCGGTAGCTCGGTTACAATTATGACCGTGGCGATCGCCGTAAGCCCACCTGCCGTAAACCCTTGAATACCCTTCACCATAATCATTAGAGAAAAGGTTGTTACCAGACTAGAGGCAATAGAAGCAACCAGAAATAAACAGATG
This DNA window, taken from Pleurocapsa sp. FMAR1, encodes the following:
- a CDS encoding GAF domain-containing sensor histidine kinase, whose protein sequence is MLPQRDKLVERSQPERIAQLEAENKAFRAEIVSIQQQKLEILNREKTIQQYAADMAALNEALQTEVWRCQQTEAALDESERLFYYTFEQAAVGMAIDDLDGRWLRVNQRFCDMVGYSETELMALTFADITHPDDLATDLALIPRLIRGELPFYQNEKRYICQDGSLLWASITVSAVCDATRKPVCFITTMQDISQRKEAKLIAQGQQMALQSSLAYLATEPELNNFLGQVLATVVEQFNAPIADIWIHDVEQTVIKLHLTHWNTKLLRNQPDALNQSPIPLSAFEQGSAWESLVRQQPFVYSDLPNHPDLKLLRSLSAVRDGVQTMALIPLVCGDGFLGTLTISYLEGYFCSSEYLHLLAALGQQVVLAIQLTRLAEDAKQVAVVEEHNRMAREIHDTLAQTLNSISLQLNNAQYYSTHDPAIAWDIIEQAKNIAHSGLIEARRSVWSLHPDAEQYRDLAGSLERALTLLTLNAELQVSFKLVGRVQPVPPDIGMNLLRIGQEAITNSLRYAQAQNLEVELSLATDMITLRIEDNGKGFNPQLANDHGGFGLVSMQQRCQRLKGQFTLRSQPEQGTCIIVQISLTSPSS
- a CDS encoding NAD(P)/FAD-dependent oxidoreductase, whose amino-acid sequence is MLVNHGQEILKGDVNSHLRDTALKALKDKAIPVELVLGAKVTKVGRDRLEYQLENEESTKTISTQTVVWTAGTANNPLLKTLSIGDENRDKHGLPMVTDTLQLLDFPEVFAAGDCAVVLDRSYPPGAQIAYQEGKTIAKNLMALSQNKELHPVNASMRGTLMKLGIRNGVANIFDKVKVKGRAGDSIRSLTYLEMLPTPIHNFNATTEWLSDEIFHHHHYHQPTKSGQPKPNNRLAGLASIAAGAIAAVALVGGLTAVWHTTHSGNQPQTTQKQLKK
- a CDS encoding response regulator transcription factor, whose amino-acid sequence is MTSSPKIKVLVVDDHPMVRSGLITMLDSEPGLEPIGEAKTGVEAIAQFNTLHPDVTLMDLSLPELTGVEATAAILQDFPNAHIIILTSYDGDENIYRGLQAGAKGYLLKTAERAELLKAIRTVFAGQNYVSTSVGAKLASRMNSPQLSEREIEVLKLLAKGNNTKSISAALYVSEGTVKFHITNILHKLDVSDRTQAVVAAYQRGIVNPQS